The following are encoded in a window of Algiphilus aromaticivorans DG1253 genomic DNA:
- a CDS encoding CopD family protein, giving the protein MLWLKALHLIFMVTWFAGLFYLPRIYVYLVERQGEALHETLQIMAQRLYAIMTIGMVATWVFGIALLVWNPGYLSLGWLHVKLTLVVALSGYHGWLKVQLKRFAAGTQNHSGRFWRLANEVPAVALVAIVLLAVLRPF; this is encoded by the coding sequence ATGCTCTGGCTGAAAGCTCTGCACCTGATCTTCATGGTCACCTGGTTCGCTGGGCTGTTTTATCTGCCGAGGATCTACGTCTATCTCGTTGAGCGTCAGGGCGAAGCGCTGCACGAAACGCTGCAGATCATGGCGCAGCGCCTCTACGCCATCATGACCATCGGCATGGTGGCGACCTGGGTCTTCGGCATCGCGCTGCTGGTCTGGAACCCCGGCTATCTGTCGCTGGGCTGGCTGCATGTCAAACTGACGCTGGTGGTCGCGCTGTCCGGCTACCACGGCTGGCTGAAAGTACAGCTCAAGCGCTTCGCAGCCGGCACCCAGAACCACAGCGGCCGCTTCTGGCGTCTCGCCAACGAAGTGCCTGCCGTGGCGCTGGTCGCGATCGTGCTGCTGGCCGTTCTGCGCCCCTTCTAG
- a CDS encoding ABC transporter ATP-binding protein → MLELRSIAAGYGDTPVLEDIGFTLARGESAALLGPSGSGKTTLLRLLAGFEAPTAGKISFEGVSLSRAGEAVPPEQRRFAMVFQDLALLPHLSALDNVRLGLYRMPRARSRALAQESLAMVGLGNLGARRPHELSGGQLQRVAVARAIATRPRLLLMDEAFSSLDEGLRLSLREELRALLRQLGITALLVTHSHLEAFAFGQWVGVLDAGRLQQWDTPYNLYHRPATRFVAGFVGEGVFIRGELGGNGNYATTELGRLPLSPGQSPNGPEVDVLLRPDDVLHDDDSPWKARILHKSFRGAEFLYEVELASGTRVQSLVPSHHNHRVGEAIGIRLNLEHVICFDARSTE, encoded by the coding sequence GTGCTGGAGCTACGCAGCATTGCCGCAGGCTACGGCGACACTCCCGTGCTGGAGGACATCGGCTTCACACTGGCACGCGGCGAAAGCGCAGCCCTGCTCGGCCCCAGCGGATCGGGCAAAACCACGTTGCTGCGCCTGCTCGCCGGCTTCGAGGCCCCGACTGCTGGCAAGATTTCCTTCGAAGGCGTGTCCTTGAGCCGAGCCGGCGAAGCCGTTCCGCCGGAGCAGCGGCGCTTCGCGATGGTCTTCCAGGACTTGGCGCTGCTACCGCACCTTTCGGCTCTGGACAACGTCCGCCTCGGCCTGTACCGCATGCCGCGTGCGAGATCGCGTGCCCTGGCCCAGGAATCCCTTGCGATGGTCGGGCTCGGCAATCTAGGAGCCCGACGACCGCACGAGCTTTCCGGCGGGCAACTGCAGCGTGTGGCGGTCGCCCGCGCCATCGCCACGCGACCGCGGCTGTTGCTAATGGACGAAGCATTTTCCAGCCTTGACGAAGGCCTACGCCTCAGCCTGCGCGAAGAGCTACGCGCGCTGTTGCGGCAGCTCGGCATCACTGCTCTTCTCGTCACGCATTCCCATCTCGAAGCATTTGCCTTCGGACAATGGGTAGGCGTTCTGGATGCCGGGCGCCTGCAGCAATGGGATACGCCCTACAACCTCTATCATCGCCCCGCTACCCGCTTCGTTGCGGGCTTCGTTGGGGAGGGCGTCTTCATTCGCGGCGAGCTCGGTGGCAACGGCAACTACGCCACTACCGAGCTGGGGCGACTGCCTCTGTCACCGGGTCAGTCACCCAACGGCCCCGAGGTCGATGTCCTGCTGCGGCCCGATGACGTACTGCACGACGACGACAGCCCCTGGAAGGCCCGCATCCTGCACAAGAGTTTTCGGGGCGCCGAGTTTCTCTATGAAGTCGAGCTCGCCTCCGGAACACGCGTGCAGTCATTGGTACCGTCGCACCACAACCATCGCGTCGGCGAGGCAATCGGTATCCGCCTGAATCTCGAGCACGTCATCTGCTTTGATGCCAGGAGCACGGAATAG
- the argC gene encoding N-acetyl-gamma-glutamyl-phosphate reductase, producing the protein MRQARVGIVGGTGYTGAELVRLLAGHPGAELVCISSRQHRGEAVAAMFPSLRGVTDLRFGDPDTPELRDCDVVFFATPHGIAMRAAPALLEAGVRVIDLSADFRLRDAAVFERWYGMSHEAPEALAESVYGLSELMREAIAGARLVANPGCYPTAVQLGFAPLLAEGLLVPESMVADVKSGVTGAGREAKTGSLFSENHDSFRAYGASGHRHGVEVNQELSRIAGVPVDCIFTPHLLPIQRGIHATLHARLHEAQDLQALYEGFYRDEPFVDVLPVGVLPETRNVRGSNRCQIAVVPQSGQRVTVCTVIDNLVKGASGQAIQNMNLMLGLDEAAGLAQPALWP; encoded by the coding sequence ATGCGCCAGGCGCGCGTGGGAATCGTGGGAGGTACGGGGTACACCGGTGCGGAGCTGGTGCGCCTGCTCGCCGGGCATCCGGGTGCGGAGCTGGTCTGCATCAGCAGTCGGCAGCACCGCGGCGAGGCCGTGGCCGCGATGTTTCCCTCGCTGCGCGGCGTTACCGATCTGCGCTTCGGCGATCCGGACACGCCCGAGCTGCGCGACTGCGATGTCGTCTTCTTCGCTACGCCGCATGGTATCGCCATGCGCGCGGCGCCGGCGCTGCTGGAGGCGGGCGTGCGCGTGATCGACCTGTCCGCCGATTTCCGGCTGCGCGACGCCGCCGTCTTCGAACGCTGGTACGGCATGTCGCACGAGGCACCCGAGGCGCTGGCCGAGTCCGTGTACGGCCTGTCGGAACTGATGCGCGAGGCGATCGCGGGCGCACGCCTGGTGGCCAATCCCGGCTGCTATCCCACGGCGGTGCAGCTCGGATTTGCACCTCTGCTTGCCGAGGGGTTGCTTGTGCCGGAGAGCATGGTGGCCGACGTCAAGTCCGGCGTGACTGGTGCCGGTCGCGAGGCGAAGACGGGCAGCCTCTTCAGCGAGAATCACGATTCCTTCCGCGCCTACGGCGCCAGCGGGCACCGCCACGGTGTTGAGGTCAATCAGGAGCTGAGCCGCATCGCCGGCGTGCCCGTGGATTGCATCTTCACTCCGCATCTGCTGCCCATCCAGCGCGGCATCCATGCCACGCTGCATGCCCGGTTGCATGAAGCCCAGGATCTGCAGGCGCTCTACGAGGGTTTCTACCGGGACGAGCCCTTCGTCGATGTGCTTCCGGTCGGCGTGCTGCCCGAGACGCGCAATGTCCGGGGCAGCAATCGCTGTCAGATCGCGGTGGTGCCGCAGTCCGGGCAGCGAGTGACTGTCTGTACGGTGATCGACAATCTGGTGAAGGGGGCTTCGGGCCAGGCGATCCAGAACATGAATCTAATGCTGGGCCTTGATGAGGCTGCCGGCCTTGCCCAGCCGGCGCTCTGGCCCTGA
- a CDS encoding extracellular solute-binding protein produces the protein MRWLALLVLGSTVAVGCSSQNESGSGDEPLIVYSSRNDQLIRPVFERYEEATGETVRYLTDSDGALIARLEAEGAQTPADVLMTVDAGNLWRAAELDLLQPLDSELVASAIPAPYRDSKDRWTALSLRARTIVYSTERVDADQLSTYAALANEHWADRLCLRTSKKVYNQSLVASMIERLGSERTETIVEGWVANLAQPPFANDTAVIEAIVAGDCDVGIVNSYYFGRLERERPEIPVALFWANQDEGESGTHVNVSGAGITKHADHPERARALIEWLSQGEAQALFAELNMEFPANPEIPAAKRVRAWGDFRADDMPIERAGALQRQAVQLMDRAGYR, from the coding sequence ATGCGCTGGCTTGCTCTCCTCGTCCTCGGTTCAACCGTCGCAGTTGGCTGCTCGTCGCAGAATGAGAGCGGCAGCGGCGACGAGCCGCTTATCGTCTATTCCTCGCGCAACGACCAGCTCATCCGGCCGGTCTTCGAGCGCTACGAGGAAGCCACCGGCGAAACAGTCCGCTATCTCACAGACAGCGACGGCGCGCTCATAGCGCGGCTGGAAGCTGAGGGCGCGCAAACGCCGGCGGATGTTCTGATGACGGTGGATGCGGGGAATCTCTGGCGGGCGGCAGAGCTCGACCTCCTGCAGCCTCTGGACTCGGAACTCGTGGCTTCCGCGATCCCCGCGCCTTACCGAGACAGCAAGGACCGCTGGACCGCCCTGTCTCTACGTGCGCGCACTATCGTCTACAGCACCGAACGCGTTGACGCGGATCAACTGTCGACCTACGCCGCATTGGCCAACGAGCACTGGGCGGACCGCCTCTGCTTGCGCACGTCGAAGAAGGTTTACAACCAGTCCCTGGTAGCCAGCATGATCGAACGGCTGGGATCCGAACGCACCGAAACCATCGTGGAAGGCTGGGTCGCCAACCTGGCGCAGCCGCCCTTCGCAAATGACACCGCGGTGATTGAAGCCATCGTCGCCGGTGATTGCGACGTCGGTATCGTCAACAGCTACTACTTCGGCCGCCTTGAAAGGGAGCGGCCGGAGATCCCCGTTGCGCTGTTCTGGGCGAACCAGGACGAAGGCGAGTCCGGCACGCACGTCAATGTATCCGGCGCCGGCATCACGAAGCATGCCGACCATCCCGAGCGGGCGCGCGCACTCATCGAGTGGCTCAGCCAGGGTGAAGCTCAGGCGCTGTTCGCCGAGCTCAACATGGAGTTCCCCGCCAACCCCGAGATTCCTGCCGCGAAGCGCGTACGGGCCTGGGGCGATTTCCGGGCGGACGACATGCCCATCGAGCGCGCGGGAGCGTTGCAACGGCAGGCGGTGCAATTGATGGACCGTGCCGGCTATCGCTGA
- the erpA gene encoding iron-sulfur cluster insertion protein ErpA, whose protein sequence is MSTAQAINFTEPAAMKVRGLLEEEDNAALKLRVFVTGGGCSGFQYGFTFDEAQEDDDTVIERCGVTLVVDPMSAQYLTGAEIDYREDVEGAQFVIRNPNAATTCGCGNSFAV, encoded by the coding sequence ATGAGCACAGCACAAGCAATCAACTTCACCGAACCCGCAGCCATGAAGGTACGCGGCCTTCTCGAGGAGGAGGACAACGCTGCCCTCAAGCTCCGCGTCTTCGTGACGGGCGGTGGCTGCTCCGGCTTTCAGTACGGCTTCACCTTTGACGAGGCTCAGGAAGACGATGACACCGTCATCGAGAGATGTGGTGTGACGCTGGTCGTCGATCCGATGAGCGCCCAGTATCTGACCGGGGCCGAGATCGACTACCGCGAGGACGTCGAAGGTGCGCAGTTCGTCATTCGCAACCCCAACGCCGCCACGACCTGCGGCTGCGGCAACTCCTTCGCGGTTTAG
- a CDS encoding anhydro-N-acetylmuramic acid kinase produces MARLAIGLMSGTSADGVDAVLLEAGGAGYRVLGHSHHPYPETLRSALLRCGEEDHRISLRELAELDAEVGEAQAAAAMALKAAFPKAGRAEVIGMHGQTVCHIPPRNSLQIGAPGPLLARLRIPVVCDLRRGDLALGGQGAPLVPPFHAEAFGAGNGWRVAMNLGGIANISWLPPTSGGALTGYDTGPANGLLDAWHARHCDGAFDTDGNWAASGEVLPELLTAWLTHPYFAQTPPKSTGRGTFHLQALFELAAPGADARPENVQRTLLELSARSAADALQRDGRDVATVIICGGGARNRCLTQRLAELLAPVPVQHAEDYGIGADQVEAAAMAWLALRRRDGKPATRATVTGAAGDAVCGALHLPPQSTAG; encoded by the coding sequence ATGGCACGTCTAGCCATCGGACTGATGTCCGGAACCAGCGCCGACGGTGTCGATGCCGTCCTGCTGGAGGCCGGCGGAGCTGGCTATCGCGTGCTCGGGCACTCGCACCACCCCTATCCCGAAACTCTGCGGAGCGCCCTGCTGCGCTGCGGTGAGGAAGACCATCGCATCAGCCTTCGCGAGCTGGCCGAGCTCGACGCCGAGGTCGGCGAGGCCCAGGCCGCGGCGGCGATGGCACTGAAGGCAGCTTTCCCGAAAGCAGGCCGTGCCGAAGTCATCGGCATGCACGGTCAGACCGTCTGCCACATCCCGCCGCGTAACAGCCTGCAAATCGGCGCCCCCGGACCGCTACTCGCGCGGCTGCGGATCCCGGTGGTCTGCGACCTGCGTCGCGGCGATCTCGCCCTCGGCGGACAAGGCGCCCCGCTGGTCCCCCCCTTCCACGCCGAAGCCTTCGGCGCCGGAAATGGCTGGCGCGTGGCCATGAATCTCGGCGGCATCGCCAATATCAGCTGGCTGCCGCCCACGAGCGGCGGCGCGCTCACCGGCTACGACACCGGACCGGCCAACGGTTTGCTTGATGCCTGGCATGCCCGGCATTGCGATGGCGCTTTCGACACCGACGGCAACTGGGCGGCAAGTGGCGAGGTGCTGCCGGAACTGCTGACGGCGTGGCTGACACACCCCTACTTCGCCCAGACGCCGCCCAAGAGCACCGGCCGGGGCACTTTCCACCTCCAGGCGCTCTTCGAACTCGCCGCACCCGGCGCGGATGCCCGCCCGGAGAACGTGCAGCGCACGCTGCTGGAGTTGAGCGCACGGAGTGCGGCCGACGCGCTGCAGCGTGACGGGCGCGACGTCGCAACGGTGATTATCTGCGGGGGTGGCGCGCGCAATCGCTGCCTAACGCAGCGTCTCGCCGAGCTGCTGGCGCCCGTACCCGTCCAGCACGCCGAGGATTACGGCATCGGCGCCGATCAGGTGGAGGCCGCGGCCATGGCCTGGCTGGCGCTGCGGCGTCGGGACGGCAAGCCCGCGACGCGGGCCACGGTCACCGGCGCGGCCGGCGACGCTGTCTGCGGCGCGCTGCATCTGCCGCCGCAGTCTACGGCGGGCTAA
- a CDS encoding OapA family protein, whose translation MAGALLIALVARPGDASRHERIELSPPRLAPVGVGGAPSGGAVMTARTQRDAPDTGEYGLVPEAVTPPTRAEAAPPEAREWQSVEIAPGQTLSGAFDELGLGPSQWMPLLEMDEEGISRLRRPRAGDRIEVQSEDGELLALRLELDEFRTLSIERTGDGFEAWTLSADVERRPAFAFGRIESSLFLSGKAAGMSDRLIMSMVQVLGYDIDFALDLREGDQFIVLYEELYRDGEKLRDGEILAVEFVNRGREVHALRYEDEGGHTSYYRPDGKAVKTAFLRNPLDVVRISSHFNPNRRHPVLNTIRAHRGTDYAAPPGTPIKSTGQGKIVHAGPKGGYGNAVIVKHGGTYRTLYAHMSRIRSGVRTGKHVRQGEVIGYVGSSGLATGPHLHFEFLVNGVHRNPLTVPLPRAEPVPKSEMARFESRVKPYLAQLEALRRTQTADVSN comes from the coding sequence GTGGCTGGCGCCCTGCTCATCGCCCTGGTCGCCCGCCCGGGCGACGCCTCCCGGCACGAACGCATCGAGCTCAGCCCGCCGCGCCTGGCGCCGGTCGGTGTTGGCGGCGCGCCCTCGGGAGGCGCCGTGATGACGGCGCGCACGCAGCGGGACGCACCGGATACCGGAGAGTACGGCCTGGTGCCGGAAGCCGTCACGCCGCCCACCCGTGCCGAGGCTGCCCCTCCGGAGGCAAGGGAATGGCAGTCGGTCGAAATCGCCCCCGGCCAAACCCTGTCCGGGGCTTTCGATGAACTCGGCCTGGGCCCCAGCCAATGGATGCCGCTTCTCGAGATGGATGAGGAGGGCATCAGCCGCCTGCGCCGACCGCGCGCCGGCGACCGCATCGAGGTACAGAGCGAGGATGGCGAGCTGTTGGCGTTGCGCCTGGAGCTCGACGAGTTCCGTACGCTTTCCATCGAGCGCACCGGCGACGGCTTCGAGGCCTGGACCCTTTCGGCGGACGTCGAGCGTCGCCCGGCCTTCGCCTTCGGCCGCATCGAATCCTCGCTGTTTCTCTCCGGCAAGGCAGCCGGCATGTCCGATCGCCTGATTATGTCGATGGTTCAGGTACTGGGCTACGACATCGATTTCGCCCTCGACCTTCGTGAAGGCGACCAGTTCATCGTGCTCTACGAGGAACTCTACCGCGATGGCGAGAAACTGCGCGACGGCGAAATCCTCGCAGTGGAGTTCGTCAACCGCGGCCGCGAAGTGCATGCCCTGCGCTACGAGGACGAGGGAGGCCACACCAGCTACTACCGACCCGACGGCAAGGCCGTGAAGACGGCCTTCCTGCGCAACCCACTGGATGTCGTGCGTATCAGCTCACACTTCAACCCCAACCGCCGGCATCCGGTGCTGAACACCATTCGCGCCCATCGCGGCACCGACTACGCCGCGCCGCCCGGCACACCGATCAAGAGCACCGGCCAAGGCAAGATCGTGCACGCAGGCCCGAAGGGCGGTTACGGCAACGCTGTAATCGTCAAGCACGGCGGCACCTACCGCACGCTATATGCGCACATGTCGCGCATTCGCAGCGGCGTACGAACGGGCAAGCACGTGCGCCAGGGCGAGGTCATCGGCTACGTCGGCAGCAGTGGCCTGGCCACGGGGCCACATCTGCACTTCGAGTTCCTGGTCAACGGCGTGCACCGCAATCCGCTGACCGTGCCATTACCGCGTGCCGAGCCCGTCCCCAAATCGGAAATGGCGCGCTTCGAGTCCCGAGTCAAGCCCTACCTCGCACAGCTGGAAGCGCTGCGCCGCACGCAGACCGCCGACGTCAGCAACTGA
- the tyrS gene encoding tyrosine--tRNA ligase, with the protein MTTDSEKARLRAELLRGAEEIIPEADVDERLLGAGPPLRIKAGFDPTAADLHLGHTLLLNKLRHFQDAGHHVLFLIGDFTAMIGDPTGRSEARAPLSREQVNANAQTYQEQAFKILDPERTEVVFNASWLDKLGAEGLIKLAAQHTVARMLERDDFTKRYRGGQPIAIHEFLYPLLQGHDSVALKADVELGGTDQKFNLLVGRHLQGLAGQRPQTCFTLPILEGLDGVQKMSKSLGNYIGVTDSADDMFGKLMSISDELMWRYFHLLSLRPLDEVAAIRRRVDDEGGNPRDAKEELAREIVDRFHGAGAGQAAADAFSRRFRDKGLPDEVPEVRVVLTEADAPLAWVLREAGLVASSGDGQRMLRQKAVRLDGTRVEDPALRLGPGEPVLVQVGKRGIARVRLDSAPR; encoded by the coding sequence ATGACCACCGATTCCGAAAAGGCGCGCCTGCGCGCGGAGCTGTTACGCGGTGCCGAGGAGATCATCCCCGAGGCGGATGTCGACGAGCGTTTGCTCGGCGCCGGTCCACCGCTGCGCATCAAGGCCGGATTCGACCCTACCGCTGCGGATCTGCATCTCGGCCATACCCTTCTGCTCAACAAGCTTAGGCACTTCCAGGACGCCGGCCACCATGTCCTCTTCCTGATCGGTGACTTCACGGCGATGATCGGCGACCCCACCGGTCGCAGCGAGGCCCGCGCCCCACTCAGCCGTGAGCAGGTCAACGCCAATGCGCAGACCTATCAAGAACAGGCCTTCAAGATTCTCGACCCGGAACGGACTGAGGTGGTCTTCAATGCCAGCTGGCTGGACAAGCTCGGCGCGGAGGGCCTGATCAAGCTCGCGGCTCAGCACACGGTCGCGCGCATGCTGGAGCGTGACGACTTCACCAAGCGCTACCGTGGTGGACAACCAATTGCCATCCACGAGTTTCTCTATCCATTGCTGCAGGGGCACGATTCGGTAGCCCTGAAGGCGGATGTGGAACTGGGCGGCACGGACCAGAAGTTCAACCTGCTGGTCGGGCGGCACCTCCAGGGTCTCGCCGGGCAGCGTCCCCAGACCTGCTTCACGCTGCCGATCCTGGAGGGGCTCGACGGTGTTCAGAAGATGAGCAAGTCGCTCGGCAACTATATAGGGGTCACGGACAGCGCCGACGACATGTTTGGCAAGCTCATGTCCATCTCCGATGAGCTGATGTGGCGCTACTTCCATCTCCTGTCGCTGCGACCGCTCGATGAAGTGGCTGCGATTCGTCGCCGCGTCGACGACGAAGGGGGCAATCCGCGCGACGCGAAGGAGGAACTCGCCCGCGAGATTGTCGATCGCTTCCATGGCGCCGGCGCCGGGCAGGCGGCGGCCGACGCATTCTCCCGCCGCTTCCGCGACAAGGGCTTACCCGACGAAGTCCCGGAGGTGCGGGTCGTGCTGACCGAGGCGGACGCCCCGCTGGCCTGGGTGCTGCGCGAGGCCGGGCTGGTGGCGTCCAGCGGCGACGGCCAGCGCATGCTGCGGCAGAAGGCCGTGCGACTGGACGGCACGCGCGTGGAGGACCCTGCGCTGCGGCTGGGGCCCGGCGAGCCTGTTCTGGTCCAGGTTGGCAAGCGCGGCATCGCTCGCGTACGCCTGGATTCGGCGCCCCGCTAG
- a CDS encoding bactofilin family protein: MLKSSKKPAQGNGGTGGTVDTLVGRQTELQGDISFAGGLHIDGTVKGKVSASGDKEAVLSVSESGVIEGDVYVANVILNGSIHGDVHALGQLTLHSCARVTGNVHYKVMEMASGATVNGQMVHEVESERGNVTAFESRGDSARRQEEGGDSNDGANLGARTQV; the protein is encoded by the coding sequence ATGCTCAAGAGCAGCAAGAAGCCAGCGCAGGGCAACGGCGGCACCGGAGGCACGGTCGATACGCTGGTCGGTCGTCAGACCGAGCTACAGGGGGATATCTCTTTCGCGGGCGGCCTGCACATCGACGGCACCGTCAAGGGGAAAGTCAGTGCCAGCGGCGACAAGGAGGCTGTGCTGTCGGTGAGCGAGTCCGGGGTCATCGAAGGCGACGTCTACGTTGCCAACGTGATTCTCAATGGCAGTATCCACGGTGACGTCCACGCCCTCGGGCAGCTCACCTTGCACAGCTGCGCGCGTGTGACCGGCAATGTGCACTATAAGGTCATGGAGATGGCCAGCGGCGCGACCGTCAACGGCCAGATGGTCCACGAGGTGGAAAGCGAGCGCGGCAACGTCACGGCCTTCGAGAGCCGCGGCGACAGCGCCCGCCGCCAGGAAGAAGGCGGCGATTCGAACGATGGGGCGAACCTCGGCGCCCGTACGCAGGTCTAA
- a CDS encoding DUF6776 family protein, producing MSRQRPRIVTGGDERPKWIRWLIVGGSVVLLLAAGYAVYSFTTGELSERYAAATGDRERLLALRRDLAERLRAEQGKSEELRERLAYLEKSQQIDREACQQLRQSLRDLQSRLVDAQEQLAFYRGIVTPEDESSGVRVHDLIFRQRGQQLRYEMVLVQGRNQSDRVRGRFSLQIEGVRDGEAETLQASNAEGETDMLFSYRHFQEFTGSMTMPDGFSPRQVRVRLRREGGDEPVDTSYEWQRVVAETEG from the coding sequence ATGTCGCGGCAGCGCCCGCGCATCGTTACCGGCGGCGATGAACGGCCGAAATGGATCCGATGGCTGATCGTTGGCGGCAGCGTCGTGCTGCTGCTGGCGGCCGGTTACGCGGTTTACAGCTTCACGACCGGCGAACTCTCCGAGCGCTACGCGGCAGCAACCGGGGACCGTGAGCGCCTGCTGGCATTGCGGCGCGACCTCGCCGAGCGTCTGCGCGCGGAGCAGGGAAAATCCGAGGAGCTACGTGAGCGGTTGGCCTATCTGGAAAAGTCGCAGCAGATCGACCGCGAAGCCTGCCAACAGCTGCGCCAGTCGCTGCGCGATCTGCAATCGCGACTGGTCGACGCGCAGGAGCAACTCGCCTTCTATCGGGGCATCGTGACGCCGGAGGATGAGAGCAGCGGCGTGCGCGTGCACGATCTCATCTTCCGCCAGCGCGGGCAGCAGTTGCGCTACGAAATGGTGCTGGTTCAGGGTCGCAATCAGAGTGACCGCGTCCGGGGGCGCTTCAGCCTGCAGATTGAGGGCGTGCGCGATGGCGAAGCCGAGACGCTACAGGCCAGCAATGCCGAGGGCGAGACGGACATGCTATTTTCGTATCGTCATTTTCAGGAGTTCACCGGCTCCATGACGATGCCGGACGGCTTCAGCCCGCGCCAAGTGCGCGTCAGGCTGCGCCGTGAAGGCGGGGACGAGCCGGTGGATACGAGCTACGAATGGCAGCGCGTCGTTGCCGAAACGGAGGGTTGA
- a CDS encoding ABC transporter permease — translation MPAIAEAPAYRGTHWRNGRLLPLAAALLCLPTLIPLGATAWSWTAVDVDLIGHLLRHVLPNATGNTLALMVGVLAGVLLLGVSTSALVALTEFPGRRPFALLLLLPLALPGYVLAIAFLGIFEGAGSVWAETLRISGFRGLAGLVFVLSAALYPYVFLIAREAFATTGLRAIEAARSLGLTPMRAFWRVALPLALPWIGAGASLALMEVLADFGTVAAFNYDTLSVAIYKAWYGLFSTTAALQIASVMLIFIVALLSLESLARRRMRFESVGVDTIRRLPLGRKARWAATAWCFLVFLACFALPVAWLAWRASGRLDLVDGRFIGWIRNSATLALAAAVIIVVLASLLASIAHALPTRLLRTTQRVATLGYAFPGALLAVGLYVPLSHFGSLAGGGMATALAGGGVALLLCGYGVRFLAVAHAPIASSTMRIPRSSLDSARLAGIPRRGILRLVYLPALRSSMAVGALLVFVDVMKEMPITLMMRPFGWDTLAIRIFEFTSEGQWQAAAVPAMVLVVVGVLPIWLLQRQTGRG, via the coding sequence GTGCCGGCTATCGCTGAGGCACCCGCCTACCGAGGCACGCACTGGCGAAACGGTCGTCTGTTACCGCTGGCGGCCGCACTTCTCTGTCTGCCCACGCTGATTCCCCTGGGTGCAACAGCGTGGTCATGGACTGCCGTCGACGTGGACCTGATCGGGCATCTGCTGCGGCATGTGCTGCCCAACGCTACGGGGAACACGCTGGCGCTGATGGTCGGGGTGCTCGCTGGCGTTTTGCTGCTGGGGGTCAGCACCTCTGCGCTAGTCGCGCTCACCGAATTTCCGGGGCGGCGCCCTTTCGCTCTCCTACTTCTGCTGCCTCTGGCACTGCCAGGCTATGTACTGGCCATCGCTTTTCTGGGGATCTTCGAGGGCGCGGGGTCAGTGTGGGCGGAGACCTTACGCATCTCCGGCTTTCGTGGCCTTGCCGGGCTCGTTTTCGTCCTCAGCGCCGCGCTCTACCCCTATGTCTTCCTTATCGCCCGCGAAGCATTTGCCACCACCGGGTTACGCGCCATCGAGGCAGCCCGTAGCCTGGGCCTGACACCAATGCGCGCCTTTTGGCGTGTTGCGCTGCCGTTGGCGCTGCCATGGATCGGGGCCGGCGCCAGCCTGGCACTTATGGAGGTGCTCGCCGATTTCGGCACCGTCGCAGCCTTCAATTACGACACCTTATCGGTGGCGATCTACAAAGCCTGGTACGGGCTTTTTTCCACCACGGCGGCACTGCAGATCGCCAGCGTGATGCTGATTTTTATTGTCGCCCTGCTCAGCCTGGAGTCGCTCGCGCGCCGACGCATGCGCTTCGAGAGCGTCGGCGTAGACACGATCCGCCGCCTGCCCCTAGGGCGGAAAGCGCGCTGGGCCGCGACCGCATGGTGCTTCCTCGTCTTCCTTGCCTGTTTCGCACTGCCGGTAGCCTGGCTGGCCTGGCGGGCCAGCGGTCGGCTAGACCTGGTTGATGGGCGCTTTATCGGATGGATTCGCAACAGCGCAACGCTGGCGCTCGCAGCCGCGGTGATCATCGTTGTGCTGGCGTCGCTGCTCGCCAGCATCGCGCACGCGCTGCCTACGCGGCTTCTGCGCACAACCCAACGCGTTGCCACACTGGGCTACGCCTTCCCGGGCGCCCTGCTGGCGGTGGGCCTCTACGTGCCCCTCAGCCATTTCGGCAGCCTTGCCGGAGGCGGTATGGCGACGGCGCTGGCCGGTGGCGGCGTCGCGCTGCTGCTGTGCGGATACGGCGTGCGCTTTCTTGCCGTGGCCCACGCACCAATCGCCTCCAGTACCATGCGGATTCCGCGCAGCAGCCTCGACAGCGCGCGACTGGCCGGTATCCCTCGCCGCGGCATCCTGCGGCTGGTCTACTTGCCAGCGCTGCGCAGCAGCATGGCAGTCGGGGCGCTATTGGTCTTCGTCGATGTCATGAAGGAAATGCCGATCACGCTCATGATGCGCCCCTTCGGCTGGGACACCCTCGCTATCCGCATCTTCGAGTTCACCAGCGAGGGGCAGTGGCAGGCGGCGGCAGTACCGGCGATGGTTCTCGTAGTCGTCGGCGTACTGCCCATCTGGCTACTGCAACGCCAGACCGGCCGGGGCTGA